One part of the Treponema sp. OMZ 787 genome encodes these proteins:
- a CDS encoding type II toxin-antitoxin system VapC family toxin, whose translation MKILLDTHILIWLHQNDKRLSQKARKIILNPQNDIFYSSINIWEAQLKHLKYPDSFQFSGEHLDKLSLKANLSCLYVKPNHVTALGTLTYSKKAPKTHNDPY comes from the coding sequence ATGAAAATCTTATTAGATACACATATTTTAATATGGCTGCACCAAAATGATAAAAGACTTTCTCAAAAAGCTAGAAAAATTATACTAAATCCTCAAAATGACATTTTTTATAGCTCAATAAATATTTGGGAAGCTCAACTTAAACATTTAAAATATCCTGATTCTTTTCAATTTTCAGGAGAACATTTGGATAAACTAAGCCTTAAAGCAAATTTATCTTGCCTATATGTAAAACCAAATCATGTAACTGCACTTGGAACACTTACTTATTCTAAAAAGGCACCAAAAACACATAACGATCCATATTGA
- a CDS encoding DUF2281 domain-containing protein — protein MSYSALEKELKTLPEEYLESVAEYIELLKYKISFLNQNQLSKKIPIIGLAEGKFPTPDDINAYDDEIIDIFGEYI, from the coding sequence ATGAGTTATAGTGCATTAGAAAAAGAATTGAAAACACTGCCCGAAGAATACCTTGAATCTGTGGCAGAATATATTGAACTATTAAAGTATAAGATTTCCTTTTTAAATCAAAATCAGCTTTCAAAAAAAATTCCTATTATAGGACTTGCAGAGGGAAAATTCCCCACGCCTGATGACATAAATGCATATGATGACGAAATAATTGATATATTCGGGGAATACATATGA
- the cls gene encoding cardiolipin synthase, whose product MAVFHTLGFFSSLNAIMTSRTSQGAIAWTVGLNSFPVITVPTYWVFGRNRFDGYAEEWKANSDITENRIKEISKNLEPYFVEPPDVFPEYEVLKKLALSPFLNGNKIDLLLNGAETYKSIEEGIEKAEQYVLFQFYILKDDEIGTKFKDQLLRKAKEGVAVYVLYDELGSRGISKEWLNSFSVNGIKVLPFNTQQDHRFQINFRNHRKIVVVDGKAAWVGGLNIGDDHLDKDPVFTPWRDTHLMIEGPSVIAAQATFLVDWHWASKELISGLNWEPNIFKGDNADKNVLVLASGPADKYETASLFFTNLLNSARKRIWIATPYFIPDEATMTALRLALLKGIEVRILTPRMYDNWFVFNAANAYLDELADDGAKIYFYENGFMHQKVMLIDDSLSTVGTVNFDNRSFRLNFEITALIADKPFASEIEQMFLNDFAVSSDATADYGNKQSFWIRLKSKFSTMFAPVL is encoded by the coding sequence TTGGCAGTATTTCATACTCTCGGTTTTTTTAGCTCCTTGAATGCTATTATGACATCGCGGACTTCTCAAGGAGCTATTGCATGGACTGTAGGATTAAACTCTTTTCCGGTTATAACCGTTCCTACTTATTGGGTATTCGGCCGGAATAGATTTGACGGTTATGCAGAAGAGTGGAAGGCTAATTCCGATATTACTGAAAACCGGATAAAAGAAATATCGAAAAACTTGGAACCTTATTTTGTAGAGCCGCCGGATGTTTTCCCTGAATATGAAGTGCTGAAAAAATTAGCTCTCTCTCCTTTTTTAAACGGGAACAAGATCGATTTATTATTAAACGGAGCGGAAACATATAAAAGCATTGAGGAAGGAATTGAAAAAGCAGAACAATATGTTTTGTTTCAGTTTTATATTTTAAAAGATGATGAGATTGGAACAAAGTTTAAAGATCAGTTGCTACGCAAAGCTAAAGAGGGTGTTGCCGTCTATGTTTTATATGATGAGTTAGGAAGCAGGGGAATATCCAAAGAATGGTTAAATTCTTTTTCTGTGAATGGAATAAAAGTTCTTCCGTTTAATACTCAGCAAGATCACCGCTTTCAAATTAATTTTAGAAATCATAGGAAGATTGTTGTTGTTGACGGTAAGGCTGCCTGGGTAGGCGGGCTCAATATAGGTGATGACCATTTAGATAAAGATCCCGTTTTTACGCCGTGGCGAGATACTCATTTGATGATTGAAGGGCCTTCGGTAATTGCGGCGCAAGCAACTTTTTTGGTTGATTGGCATTGGGCAAGTAAAGAACTTATAAGCGGTTTAAACTGGGAGCCTAATATTTTTAAAGGTGATAATGCCGATAAGAACGTATTGGTTTTAGCATCGGGGCCGGCAGATAAATACGAAACAGCAAGTTTATTTTTTACTAATCTTTTAAACTCTGCCCGAAAAAGAATTTGGATTGCAACGCCTTATTTTATTCCTGATGAAGCAACTATGACGGCTCTTAGGTTAGCCTTGTTAAAAGGAATTGAAGTTCGTATTTTAACTCCGAGGATGTACGATAATTGGTTTGTATTTAATGCTGCAAATGCCTACCTTGATGAATTAGCGGATGACGGTGCAAAAATATATTTTTATGAAAACGGTTTTATGCATCAAAAGGTAATGCTCATAGATGATTCTTTATCGACTGTCGGAACCGTAAACTTTGATAACAGATCTTTTAGGTTAAATTTTGAAATTACGGCCTTGATAGCCGATAAACCCTTTGCATCGGAAATAGAACAAATGTTTTTAAATGATTTTGCTGTAAGCTCAGATGCTACGGCCGATTATGGAAATAAACAATCTTTTTGGATCCGTCTAAAGTCCAAATTCAGTACTATGTTTGCCCCGGTATTGTAG
- a CDS encoding RtcB family protein has protein sequence MQIIEGTYNKASVMIDSIDSETEKQIKTFLNHKAFEGTNIAIMPDCHAGKGAVIGFTMNIDKYIIPNIVGVDIGCGILSARLNIKNPDLAELDNFIKKNIPHGRSVHRDIKIANKEFEEEIIEESKKVNMDEDRALKSIGTLGGGNHFIELGRDSQGRLWLTVHSGSRNLGLQIAVFYQKKAQQLLDEQKLLTPEDKNLEYLSTTSDEGKAYLRATYFAQKYAKENRKKMIELISQFLNAEIEETVESVHNFIGEDGIIRKGATSAGLNERLIIPFNMRDGFAFCVGKGNDNYNQSAPHGAGRIMSRSKAFSELSLNAFQKEMKSAGIFTTTATKNTLDEAPSAYKNKEIILKHIKPTADVKDFVKPIYNFKAPN, from the coding sequence ATGCAAATAATTGAAGGAACATACAACAAAGCTAGTGTAATGATCGATTCAATCGATTCTGAAACCGAAAAACAAATAAAAACCTTTCTCAATCATAAGGCATTTGAAGGCACAAACATAGCAATAATGCCGGACTGCCATGCAGGCAAGGGAGCCGTTATCGGTTTTACGATGAATATAGATAAATACATAATCCCAAACATTGTGGGTGTAGATATCGGCTGCGGAATTCTTTCCGCCCGTCTCAATATAAAAAATCCGGATCTTGCAGAGCTGGATAACTTTATCAAAAAAAACATTCCTCATGGAAGATCAGTTCATCGAGACATAAAAATAGCAAATAAAGAATTTGAAGAAGAAATTATAGAAGAATCAAAAAAGGTTAATATGGATGAGGACAGGGCCTTAAAAAGTATAGGAACCTTAGGAGGCGGAAACCATTTTATAGAGCTTGGAAGAGACTCTCAAGGAAGATTATGGCTGACTGTTCATTCAGGAAGCAGAAATCTAGGTCTTCAAATTGCCGTTTTTTATCAAAAAAAAGCACAGCAGCTTTTAGATGAACAGAAACTTCTCACCCCTGAAGATAAAAACTTAGAATACCTATCTACAACAAGTGATGAAGGAAAAGCTTATCTAAGGGCAACCTATTTTGCTCAAAAATATGCAAAAGAAAACCGAAAAAAAATGATAGAACTAATCTCGCAATTTTTAAATGCAGAAATTGAAGAAACGGTAGAATCAGTTCATAATTTTATAGGTGAAGACGGCATTATTCGAAAGGGGGCGACTTCAGCAGGATTAAATGAAAGACTTATTATTCCCTTTAATATGCGTGACGGATTTGCATTTTGTGTAGGAAAAGGAAATGATAACTACAACCAATCGGCTCCTCATGGGGCAGGAAGAATTATGTCCCGCTCCAAGGCATTTAGTGAGCTTTCACTAAATGCCTTTCAAAAAGAAATGAAAAGTGCCGGAATATTTACTACAACTGCAACAAAAAATACATTGGATGAGGCACCCTCTGCTTATAAAAATAAGGAAATAATTTTAAAACACATTAAGCCGACTGCCGATGTAAAAGATTTTGTAAAACCGATATATAACTTCAAAGCACCTAATTAG
- a CDS encoding alpha/beta fold hydrolase codes for MTIHEFGRQNSEKILLIHPSCVKWDYFEKVIPLLEDRYHLIVPALPGYDFDRESDFTSVEQIASELNEWMMEQKIEGLYAVYGCSMGGSIALLTTLEKRTRIDHCIMDGGITPY; via the coding sequence ATGACAATTCATGAATTCGGCCGGCAAAACAGCGAAAAGATACTTTTGATTCATCCTTCTTGTGTAAAATGGGATTATTTTGAGAAAGTTATTCCCTTGCTTGAAGACCGATATCACTTAATTGTTCCTGCCTTGCCCGGCTATGATTTTGATCGGGAAAGTGATTTTACAAGCGTTGAACAAATTGCTTCGGAACTGAATGAATGGATGATGGAACAAAAAATCGAAGGCCTTTATGCAGTGTACGGCTGCTCTATGGGAGGTTCAATAGCCTTACTTACAACCCTGGAGAAAAGAACACGAATAGATCACTGCATCATGGACGGCGGAATTACACCTTATTAG
- a CDS encoding ISAs1 family transposase, with protein sequence MKTLKEYFNELNDNRQSGKVKHLISEILVIALCAVCSGVQTVFEIGEFAEVKKDWPKNEVGLLLENGVPSHDTIGRVLAMINPKQFQNLFISWIEQSLNIPAGSYIHIDGKTLRGSASEQSRGIHLVSAFAHEAGVVLGQIKCAEKSNEITAIPELLNLLKLKSSIITIDAMGCQKEIAKEITKKKCDYVLALKENQPAAYNDVKDYFSIEDKDFQNTLLRFETLDIGHGREEKREYFLSSNINWFADNNKWANLKSFGMVKSTVRCKGKQYSEKRYFISSIEDINEFVTAVRTHWTIENTLHWSLDVIFRDDECQIREKNTAENIAILRRICFNRMKMYQNGKTLKRKKMLCTFDDSFRFNVLFS encoded by the coding sequence ATGAAAACATTAAAAGAATATTTTAACGAACTTAATGATAATCGTCAGTCTGGCAAAGTAAAACATCTAATCAGCGAAATATTGGTAATAGCACTGTGTGCTGTTTGTAGCGGAGTTCAAACTGTATTTGAAATAGGGGAATTTGCCGAAGTAAAAAAGGATTGGCCAAAAAATGAGGTAGGACTCTTGTTAGAAAATGGAGTTCCTTCGCACGACACCATAGGAAGAGTCCTTGCGATGATTAATCCCAAACAATTTCAAAACCTTTTTATCTCGTGGATTGAACAATCCCTTAATATTCCAGCAGGTTCATACATTCACATTGATGGAAAAACATTACGTGGAAGTGCAAGTGAACAAAGTAGAGGTATTCATTTGGTAAGTGCATTCGCTCACGAAGCGGGAGTTGTACTAGGACAAATAAAATGTGCTGAAAAATCGAATGAAATCACAGCAATTCCTGAACTCCTTAACCTTTTAAAACTAAAAAGCTCGATAATTACTATAGATGCCATGGGTTGTCAAAAAGAAATAGCAAAAGAAATCACAAAGAAAAAATGTGATTATGTATTGGCTCTAAAAGAAAATCAACCGGCAGCGTATAATGATGTAAAAGATTATTTTTCTATAGAAGATAAAGACTTTCAAAACACACTTTTAAGATTTGAAACCTTGGATATAGGGCATGGCAGAGAAGAAAAAAGAGAATACTTTCTTTCTTCTAATATAAACTGGTTTGCAGATAACAATAAATGGGCAAATTTAAAGAGTTTTGGAATGGTCAAAAGCACTGTAAGGTGCAAAGGCAAACAATACAGTGAAAAGCGTTACTTTATTAGCAGTATAGAGGATATAAATGAGTTTGTAACAGCTGTAAGAACACATTGGACAATAGAAAACACCTTACACTGGTCGCTGGATGTAATATTTAGAGACGATGAATGTCAAATTCGAGAAAAAAATACTGCTGAAAACATAGCAATTTTAAGGAGGATTTGCTTTAATCGAATGAAAATGTATCAAAACGGTAAAACTCTGAAAAGGAAGAAAATGCTTTGTACATTTGATGATTCATTTAGGTTTAATGTTTTATTTAGCTAA
- a CDS encoding BrnT family toxin, whose protein sequence is MVKYDINNSTLEEDRIDIIGQMNNMIILFVVYTDRNDKIRLISARKAEADEEAEYYENYDAR, encoded by the coding sequence ATCGTAAAATATGATATTAACAATTCGACTTTAGAAGAAGATAGAATTGATATTATAGGTCAGATGAATAATATGATTATTTTGTTTGTTGTATATACAGACCGTAATGATAAAATACGGCTTATCTCTGCAAGAAAAGCAGAAGCTGATGAGGAGGCAGAATATTATGAAAACTATGACGCTCGATGA
- a CDS encoding leucine-rich repeat protein — MKCKLCGFRLTDEMKKCPMCGAIAGSTKAGNIAKDVNLPKYLCPSCKAEIIGEHRYCPSCMKDLSQTTKKAEVQESAGSKCVQCGALLPMNAKFCHKCGAKQDNNCPHCGAILLHNATFCNECGAKQEALSSVKATKDNAPNVSAGLKETPLEAFKYKVRNGKYILTRVKDTFFTDIVIPSVFSTIDRKAFENCSGLTSITIPSSVTEIGGRAFAGCSSLTSITIPSSVTEIGGRAFAGCSSLTSITIPSSVTQIGGFAFDGCSGLTSITIPSSVTQIGYYAFDGCSGLTSITIPSSVTQIGYYAFANCSSLTSIIIPDSVTEIGEFAFYKCTSLKSITIPSSVIHIGDYVFYKCDSLKYVSIENHIFRKSDIDNIFGYSPIFTKIKIRNKVVKVADLD; from the coding sequence ATGAAGTGTAAATTATGCGGATTTCGTCTTACTGATGAAATGAAAAAATGCCCAATGTGCGGAGCAATAGCAGGAAGTACAAAAGCAGGGAATATTGCCAAAGATGTAAATCTGCCGAAATATCTTTGCCCGTCATGTAAGGCGGAAATTATCGGCGAACATCGGTATTGTCCCTCGTGCATGAAAGACTTATCTCAAACGACAAAAAAGGCGGAAGTACAGGAGTCGGCCGGAAGCAAATGCGTACAGTGCGGAGCACTTCTTCCTATGAACGCAAAATTTTGTCATAAGTGCGGTGCAAAACAAGATAACAATTGCCCTCACTGTGGTGCAATACTCCTGCACAACGCAACATTTTGTAACGAATGCGGCGCAAAGCAAGAAGCGTTGTCAAGTGTAAAGGCTACGAAAGATAATGCACCAAATGTTTCCGCCGGATTGAAAGAAACACCACTTGAAGCGTTTAAGTATAAAGTACGTAACGGTAAGTATATTCTGACAAGGGTAAAAGATACTTTCTTTACGGATATAGTGATACCGAGTGTATTTTCTACAATAGATCGTAAAGCTTTTGAGAACTGTAGCGGTTTAACAAGTATAACCATTCCGAGTTCTGTTACTGAGATAGGTGGGAGAGCTTTTGCGGGCTGTAGCAGTTTAACAAGCATAACCATTCCGAGTTCCGTTACTGAGATAGGTGGGAGGGCTTTTGCGGGCTGTAGCAGTTTAACAAGCATAACCATTCCGAGTTCCGTTACTCAAATAGGTGGGTTTGCTTTTGACGGCTGTAGCGGTTTAACAAGTATAACCATTCCGAGTTCCGTTACTCAAATAGGTTATTATGCTTTTGACGGCTGTAGCGGTTTAACAAGTATAACCATTCCGAGTTCTGTTACTCAAATAGGTTATTATGCTTTTGCGAACTGTAGCAGTTTAACAAGTATAATCATTCCGGATTCTGTTACTGAAATAGGTGAGTTTGCTTTTTATAAATGTACAAGTTTAAAAAGTATAACCATTCCGAGTTCTGTTATTCACATAGGTGATTATGTTTTTTATAAATGTGATTCCTTAAAATATGTTTCAATTGAAAACCACATATTTAGAAAATCCGATATTGACAATATATTTGGATATTCACCGATCTTTACGAAAATAAAAATAAGGAACAAAGTGGTAAAAGTTGCTGATTTAGACTAA
- a CDS encoding leucine-rich repeat protein, translating to MKCKLCGHRLADGAVKCQICGAMPGSTKAGNIAKDANLPRYFCPSCKAEIIGEHRYCPSCMKDLSQAPKKQEVQELTGSKCVQCGAHLPVGAKFCHACGAKQEAANVSPGLNETPLKALKYEKRGRNYILRGRKDTSLKDIVIPSVFSTIGRKAFWGCRGLKSITIPDSVTEIGGYAFSDCSGLTSITIPSSVTKIGVDAFANCSGLTSITIPNSVTEIGNSAFSGCSGLTSITIPSSVTEIGDSAFSSCSGLTSITIPNSVTKIGRYAFSSCSGLTSITIPSSVTEIGDSAFSSCSGLTSIIIPNSVTEIGNSAFSNCSCLTSITIPSSVTEIGDKAFAKCISLKNILIENPNFKKSNIKHVFRGSLSFAKIKIGNEW from the coding sequence ATGAAGTGTAAATTATGCGGACATCGTCTTGCGGACGGAGCGGTAAAATGCCAGATATGCGGGGCAATGCCGGGAAGTACAAAAGCAGGGAATATTGCCAAAGATGCAAATTTGCCGAGATATTTTTGCCCGTCATGTAAGGCGGAAATTATCGGCGAACATAGGTATTGCCCCTCGTGTATGAAAGACTTATCTCAAGCTCCAAAAAAGCAGGAAGTACAAGAGCTGACCGGAAGCAAATGCGTACAGTGCGGGGCACATCTTCCTGTCGGTGCAAAATTTTGCCATGCGTGCGGTGCAAAACAAGAAGCAGCAAATGTTTCCCCCGGGCTGAACGAAACACCGCTGAAAGCGCTTAAGTATGAGAAACGCGGCAGAAACTATATTCTTAGAGGGAGAAAAGACACTTCCCTTAAGGATATAGTGATACCAAGTGTGTTTTCTACCATAGGTCGTAAAGCTTTTTGGGGCTGTAGAGGTTTAAAAAGTATAACCATCCCGGATTCTGTTACTGAAATAGGAGGTTATGCTTTTTCGGACTGTAGCGGTTTAACAAGCATAACCATTCCTAGTTCTGTTACTAAAATAGGTGTGGATGCTTTTGCGAACTGTAGCGGTTTAACAAGTATAACCATTCCGAATTCTGTTACTGAAATTGGTAATAGTGCTTTTTCTGGTTGTAGCGGTTTAACTAGTATAACCATTCCGAGTTCTGTTACTGAAATAGGTGATTCTGCTTTTTCTAGCTGTAGCGGTTTAACAAGTATAACCATTCCGAATTCTGTTACTAAAATAGGAAGGTATGCTTTTTCTAGCTGTAGCGGTTTAACTAGTATAACCATTCCGAGTTCTGTTACTGAAATAGGTGATTCTGCTTTTTCTAGCTGTAGCGGTTTAACAAGTATAATCATTCCAAATTCTGTTACTGAAATTGGTAATAGTGCTTTTTCGAACTGTAGCTGTTTAACAAGTATAACCATTCCGAGTTCCGTTACTGAAATTGGTGATAAGGCTTTTGCAAAGTGTATTTCATTAAAGAATATATTGATTGAAAACCCGAATTTTAAGAAATCTAATATTAAGCATGTGTTTCGTGGCTCTCTAAGCTTTGCGAAAATAAAAATCGGGAATGAGTGGTAA
- a CDS encoding protein phosphatase 2C domain-containing protein has translation MVKSVRYMFAQSVQGASHIKKEEAVENKELGQKFPCQDKSGSRSFPADKTHKTPYYLTVACDGHGGAPYFRSARGAELAIASIEKILPTRIDEIARLLKDVPHDDYSGLVPESCDRVNIDDAAVSKNILSLLVPPLLTEWKRTVDSDRTENPITEEELTFLAQEDKQAADHYRDALAAGYCDKANEILRPIYGTTFLCFVAAEHFWFAVQIGDGDIAVHGKDGFSTPVPEDERNFLNQTTSLCDKDAEHEFRIAFGTCKIDAVFCATDGLANSFANKDQLFTFYQKILSLFRTYNFGAKQAMRFFDWKTEAKKRIALAEDEIKSSLPDISKLGSGDDITLAGFVDISEGDIKNALKAAKLVEEGKKVQKIPLKAENKFREAADLGSPEGCYLFGYMIREKSRLTAIKYLAKAIEGGIKEAKEPIAPLLFEEAQALQQTGKHADAFKYFLKSAEYGMKEAQYEVSLYFGRPQDYEHCGVRQNFAEAIRWTFAAAKQGHPEAECKLGKCYRDGRGIQQDEELSLEWYKKAGEHGSLEAQDYLRQREMKEDEV, from the coding sequence ATGGTAAAATCAGTTCGGTATATGTTTGCACAATCCGTTCAGGGTGCAAGCCACATTAAAAAAGAGGAAGCGGTAGAAAACAAAGAGTTGGGGCAAAAATTTCCCTGTCAGGACAAATCCGGCTCCAGATCTTTCCCGGCCGATAAAACTCATAAAACGCCATATTATTTGACCGTTGCGTGCGACGGTCATGGCGGAGCTCCGTATTTTCGCAGTGCACGAGGAGCGGAGCTTGCCATTGCTTCCATAGAGAAAATACTCCCTACCCGTATTGACGAAATTGCAAGGCTGCTGAAAGATGTTCCGCATGATGATTATTCCGGACTTGTTCCGGAATCTTGTGACAGAGTAAACATTGACGATGCCGCAGTGAGCAAAAATATTCTTTCCCTGCTTGTACCTCCGTTGCTTACCGAATGGAAAAGAACGGTAGATTCCGATCGTACCGAAAATCCTATAACAGAGGAAGAACTCACATTCTTGGCGCAGGAAGACAAACAGGCGGCAGATCATTACCGGGATGCACTCGCTGCCGGTTACTGCGATAAAGCAAATGAGATTTTACGCCCGATTTACGGCACAACCTTCCTCTGTTTTGTTGCTGCGGAACATTTCTGGTTTGCGGTGCAAATCGGTGACGGCGATATTGCCGTGCATGGTAAAGACGGATTTTCTACGCCTGTTCCCGAAGATGAACGCAATTTTTTGAATCAAACCACATCTCTTTGCGATAAGGATGCAGAACATGAATTTAGAATCGCATTCGGTACTTGTAAAATTGATGCAGTCTTCTGTGCGACCGACGGACTTGCGAACAGCTTTGCAAACAAAGACCAGCTTTTTACCTTTTATCAAAAAATACTCTCACTTTTTCGCACATATAATTTTGGTGCTAAACAGGCAATGAGGTTTTTTGATTGGAAGACTGAGGCAAAAAAGCGTATTGCACTTGCAGAAGATGAAATAAAGAGCTCTCTTCCGGACATTTCAAAGCTCGGAAGCGGAGACGATATAACACTTGCAGGTTTTGTAGATATAAGCGAAGGTGATATCAAAAATGCTCTCAAAGCGGCAAAACTGGTTGAAGAAGGAAAAAAAGTTCAGAAAATACCGCTTAAAGCTGAAAACAAATTTCGTGAAGCGGCGGATCTTGGCTCCCCCGAAGGTTGTTATCTGTTTGGCTATATGATTCGCGAAAAATCAAGACTGACGGCAATCAAATACCTTGCAAAGGCAATAGAAGGCGGAATAAAAGAGGCAAAAGAACCGATTGCACCACTTCTTTTTGAAGAGGCTCAAGCCCTTCAACAAACAGGCAAGCATGCCGACGCATTCAAGTATTTTCTCAAGTCGGCTGAATACGGAATGAAAGAAGCCCAATATGAAGTCAGCCTTTATTTCGGCAGACCGCAGGATTATGAGCATTGCGGTGTACGGCAGAACTTTGCCGAAGCAATCAGGTGGACTTTTGCAGCTGCCAAACAAGGACATCCCGAAGCAGAATGTAAACTAGGCAAATGTTACCGTGACGGCAGGGGAATTCAGCAGGACGAAGAGCTTTCGCTTGAATGGTATAAAAAAGCCGGTGAGCACGGAAGCCTTGAGGCACAAGATTATTTAAGACAGCGTGAGATGAAAGAAGATGAAGTGTAA
- a CDS encoding VWA domain-containing protein codes for MSILSEATEIPRKTMIMFFLIDTSGSMEGEKIASLNDAMRETIPDIKDISDGNADALIKIAVLDFASGTEWITPLPQDFDTFRWQDLEAGGVTDLGEACLELNSKLNRNSFLQDKVGNYAPVIILMSDGAPTDDFNGGLAVLKQNKWFGAAIKIALSIGQDADNDVLAEFTGNRELVIPIQNKAAMKRMIRFVSVTSSRIGSAKAGDGFGHEAKEQQIVAEIQAERQELDPEENIDEGW; via the coding sequence ATGAGTATACTTTCAGAAGCAACGGAAATTCCGCGAAAAACAATGATTATGTTTTTCCTAATTGACACATCCGGTAGTATGGAGGGCGAAAAAATCGCAAGCCTTAATGATGCAATGCGTGAAACCATCCCTGATATCAAAGATATTTCGGACGGTAACGCGGATGCACTCATTAAAATTGCCGTACTTGACTTTGCAAGCGGTACCGAATGGATTACGCCGCTTCCGCAGGATTTTGACACATTCCGCTGGCAGGACTTAGAAGCTGGCGGCGTGACGGACTTGGGCGAAGCATGCCTTGAACTGAATTCAAAGCTTAACCGCAATTCTTTTTTACAGGATAAGGTAGGAAATTATGCACCGGTCATCATTCTTATGAGCGATGGTGCACCTACGGATGATTTTAATGGCGGTCTTGCGGTATTAAAACAGAACAAATGGTTCGGGGCAGCAATTAAAATCGCTTTGTCAATAGGACAAGATGCCGACAATGATGTTCTTGCAGAATTTACCGGCAACAGAGAGCTGGTCATCCCGATTCAAAACAAGGCTGCGATGAAACGCATGATTCGCTTTGTTTCCGTAACATCGTCAAGGATCGGAAGTGCAAAGGCAGGCGACGGTTTCGGGCATGAAGCAAAGGAACAGCAGATTGTCGCTGAAATTCAGGCTGAAAGACAGGAGCTTGATCCTGAAGAAAATATTGACGAAGGCTGGTAA
- a CDS encoding TerY-C metal binding domain-containing protein, which produces MCQVSHGVYGIRLELREKTWFKTWAFPMKPITAERENFQPEMDLSNMDADATFPGCPYCHSKSLVQCGDCGRIYCYEGEIESTCPWCGNTGMISNGRWDAVSGGGY; this is translated from the coding sequence ATGTGTCAGGTGTCGCACGGTGTGTATGGAATCCGTCTTGAGTTACGTGAAAAGACTTGGTTTAAGACATGGGCATTCCCTATGAAGCCTATTACAGCAGAGCGTGAAAACTTTCAGCCGGAGATGGATTTATCGAATATGGATGCGGACGCAACTTTTCCAGGTTGTCCCTACTGTCATAGCAAATCGCTTGTCCAATGCGGCGATTGCGGAAGAATCTACTGCTACGAAGGCGAAATTGAATCTACCTGTCCGTGGTGCGGAAATACGGGAATGATTTCCAACGGAAGATGGGATGCTGTTTCTGGAGGAGGTTATTAA